One genomic window of Caldivirga maquilingensis IC-167 includes the following:
- a CDS encoding DMT family transporter, whose amino-acid sequence MGKTNAVVSLAVAGFTVSWASILIIWSGVNPIAVSFWRTTLASLALTPLMIRDLRRNGLNIPLRLIALSGLALAIHFMTWITSLYYTTVAMSVTIVSTYSVFTIPITIALGRRVNALTVIGASLALTGVAAMMYSSYGLNTGSLMGDLLALAGSISGAFYFTIGELARVKASTPVYSTLVYASAALFTVPAALLMGVNLTLPSFKSLVMISLIVAGPMLMGHTLLNYSLKYLPATAVSTVTLVEPVGSTVLAYLLLHQSVGLIEALSMTVTLIGVYLSIRGGL is encoded by the coding sequence AAACCAACGCCGTAGTATCATTAGCCGTGGCAGGCTTCACGGTATCATGGGCATCAATACTAATAATTTGGAGTGGGGTAAACCCCATTGCTGTATCCTTCTGGAGGACTACACTGGCTTCATTAGCCTTAACACCACTCATGATTAGGGACTTGAGGAGAAATGGCCTAAACATACCCCTTAGGCTAATTGCATTAAGTGGTCTTGCCTTAGCCATACACTTCATGACCTGGATAACATCACTATACTACACCACAGTAGCCATGAGCGTTACCATAGTCTCCACCTACTCAGTATTCACAATACCCATTACCATAGCCCTTGGGAGGAGGGTTAACGCATTAACAGTGATTGGGGCCTCCCTAGCCTTAACTGGTGTAGCAGCCATGATGTACTCATCCTACGGCTTAAACACAGGTAGCCTAATGGGTGATTTATTAGCCTTAGCTGGATCCATCTCTGGAGCATTCTACTTCACCATTGGTGAATTAGCCAGGGTTAAGGCATCAACCCCAGTTTACTCAACACTAGTCTACGCATCAGCAGCATTATTCACAGTACCCGCTGCGTTACTAATGGGGGTTAACTTAACCCTACCCAGCTTTAAGTCACTGGTTATGATTTCCTTAATAGTGGCTGGACCCATGTTGATGGGTCACACATTACTGAACTACTCCCTGAAATACCTCCCAGCCACCGCTGTGTCGACGGTAACCCTGGTTGAGCCAGTGGGTTCAACGGTGTTAGCTTACCTACTCCTACACCAGTCAGTGGGTTTAATTGAAGCGTTATCAATGACTGTGACTTTAATTGGGGTTTACTTATCGATAAGGGGTGGATTATGA
- the rpsB gene encoding 30S ribosomal protein S2 — translation MSNETKQPEQGEEYLVPVERYMAAAVRLGARVSNNYLQERGFIFSVRPDGLRIFNLKRIDERIRIAARMITRYPPSRVMVHSTKPYAFKPIQMFCKFVGCLPVTGRLIPGTLTNPYLTHHIDIDLLMVADPKTDFQAINEASLTGIPVIALVDTDSDPTFIDLMIPCNNKGRNSLALVFWLLARQVLRERGELKPNEDLPVSWEEFRVPVGQSRS, via the coding sequence ATGAGTAATGAAACTAAGCAACCTGAGCAGGGGGAGGAGTATTTAGTGCCTGTGGAGAGGTATATGGCTGCTGCGGTTAGGCTTGGGGCCAGGGTCTCTAATAATTACCTGCAGGAGAGGGGCTTCATCTTCAGTGTTAGGCCTGATGGGTTGAGGATATTTAACTTGAAGAGGATTGATGAGAGGATTAGGATTGCTGCAAGGATGATTACGAGGTATCCACCATCCAGGGTCATGGTTCACTCCACTAAGCCATACGCCTTCAAGCCCATTCAAATGTTCTGTAAATTCGTGGGTTGCCTACCAGTCACAGGTAGGTTAATCCCAGGTACATTAACAAACCCCTACTTAACCCACCACATTGACATTGACCTACTCATGGTCGCTGACCCAAAGACGGACTTCCAGGCGATTAACGAGGCGTCATTAACCGGAATACCCGTAATAGCCCTAGTGGACACTGATAGTGACCCAACGTTCATTGACTTAATGATACCCTGCAATAATAAGGGTAGGAATAGCCTAGCCCTAGTCTTCTGGTTACTGGCTAGGCAGGTACTTAGGGAGAGGGGTGAGTTGAAGCCTAATGAGGATTTACCGGTTAGTTGGGAGGAGTTCAGGGTACCTGTTGGTCAATCCAGGTCATAG